In the genome of Cryptomeria japonica chromosome 8, Sugi_1.0, whole genome shotgun sequence, one region contains:
- the LOC131049245 gene encoding uncharacterized protein LOC131049245 isoform X1 has product MSFAVPAWVLWLQAAYSLWTFLRNAKFFRIPFITVSMLWHGYDRTWFRQRKYLLLDSQSRETGGDWQDYDNEEEKKSHSFSIENNYDMRFQLNKKNYRFCASFETGKPLKFLHFAKNYQLVTEDIILMGKYHLVKAVKPEAMLNYVLTGGTMKTCEEYCVVDNTSSELLHDNFMRILSIFPLALQAKGFDQLSTLVSAILVVMDIFSYYFNFVWQVCKAVSFKYTKLFLGRFNVRYRVFIHELLSTGSDSFMYCDDSMKKSYYKKVDKFMVVRGCEIPLEATTAPLSNDGDLPDHEEIIMNLNKFVVVTELVAEGYYNITLTDSNNYREKREFLSKTMTRKIINYLIYCVESGNYPFRDLSENSVHVVNPIKAMIDGVFEWVLTVQLKRPVKLFISESTISRDLSGAERNPFISSKLSRALKFISAFSPDLKCLVLQFLSLLYSSAKGKDWVQKKILPRDLQICRGSAFDIFF; this is encoded by the exons ATGTCATTTGCGGTTCCAGCTTGGGTTCTTTGGCTGCAAGCTGCCTACAGTCTGTGGACTTTTCTGAGGAATGCCAAGTTCTTTCGCATACCATTTATCACCGTGAGCATGCTGTGGCATGGCTATGACCGTACTTGGTTTAGGCAGAGGAAGTATCTCCTGTTGGATAGCCAGAGCAGAGAGACTGGTGGCGATTGGCAGGACTATgacaatgaagaagagaaaaagtccCATTCATTCTCCATCGAGAATAATTATGACATGAGGTTTCAGCTGAACAAGAAGAATTACCGATTTTGCGCCTCTTTTGAAACAGGCAAACCTCTCAAGTTCCTTCATTTTGCAAAGAATTACCAGCTAGTTACTGAGGACATTATTCTGATGGGAAAATACCATCTTGTTAAAGCTGTCAAACCAGAAGCCATGTTGAATTATGTTCTAACGGGAGGAACTATGAAGACCTGTGAAGAGTACTGTGTTGTTGATAACACCAGCTCTGAGCTCTTGCATGATAACTTTATGAGAATTTTGTCAATTTTTCCCTTGGCATTGCAGGCTAAAGGATTCGATCAGCTGTCCACATTGGTGAGTGCAATTTTGGTGGTGATGGACATTTTCTCATATTATTTCAATTTTGTCTGGCAAGTTTGTAAGGCTGTTTCTTTCAAATATACAAAACTTTTCTTGGGAAGGTTTAATGTCAGATACAGGGTCTTCATACATGAGCTTTTGAGCACAGGCAGTGATTCATTCATGTACTGTGATGATTCCATGAAAAAATCTTACTATAAAAAAGTAGACAAGTTTATGGTTGTGAGGGGTTGTGAGATTCCTTTGGAAGCCACAACTGCTCCTCTGTCAAATGATGGTGATTTGCCTGACCATGAAGAAATAATAATGAATCTGAACAAGTTCGTTGTGGTGACTGAATTGGTTGCCGAAGGATACTACAATATCACATTAACAGACAGTAACAATTATAGGGAGAAGAGAGAATTTTTATCAAAGACAATGACAAGAAAAATCATAAATTATTTGATATATTGCGTTGAGAGCGGAAATTACCCTTTTCGCGATCTTTCTGAGAACTCTGTACATGTGGTAAACCCAATTAAGGCGATGATTGATGGGGTCTTTGAATGGGTTTTAACTGTCCAGTTAAAACGTCCGGTCAAGTTGTTTATCTCTGAGTCCACCATTTCAAGGGATTTATCTGGTGCGGAAAGAAACCCCTTCATTTCCTCAAAATTATCAAGAGCACTCAAGTTTATATCAGCATTTTCACCAGATTTGAAGTGTCTTGTTCTtcaattcctttctcttctctaCTCTTCGGCTAAAGGCAAAGATTGGGTACAGAAGAAGATACTTCCCCGTGATCTTCAG ATTTGCAGGGGTTCTGCCTTTGATATATTCTTTTGA
- the LOC131049245 gene encoding uncharacterized protein LOC131049245 isoform X2, whose translation MSFAVPAWVLWLQAAYSLWTFLRNAKFFRIPFITVSMLWHGYDRTWFRQRKYLLLDSQSRETGGDWQDYDNEEEKKSHSFSIENNYDMRFQLNKKNYRFCASFETGKPLKFLHFAKNYQLVTEDIILMGKYHLVKAVKPEAMLNYVLTGGTMKTCEEYCVVDNTSSELLHDNFMRILSIFPLALQAKGFDQLSTLVSAILVVMDIFSYYFNFVWQVCKAVSFKYTKLFLGRFNVRYRVFIHELLSTGSDSFMYCDDSMKKSYYKKVDKFMVVRGCEIPLEATTAPLSNDGDLPDHEEIIMNLNKFVVVTELVAEGYYNITLTDSNNYREKREFLSKTMTRKIINYLIYCVESGNYPFRDLSENSVHVVNPIKAMIDGVFEWVLTVQLKRPVKLFISESTISRDLSGAERNPFISSKLSRALKFISAFSPDLKCLVLQFLSLLYSSAKGKDWVQKKILPRDLQGFCL comes from the exons ATGTCATTTGCGGTTCCAGCTTGGGTTCTTTGGCTGCAAGCTGCCTACAGTCTGTGGACTTTTCTGAGGAATGCCAAGTTCTTTCGCATACCATTTATCACCGTGAGCATGCTGTGGCATGGCTATGACCGTACTTGGTTTAGGCAGAGGAAGTATCTCCTGTTGGATAGCCAGAGCAGAGAGACTGGTGGCGATTGGCAGGACTATgacaatgaagaagagaaaaagtccCATTCATTCTCCATCGAGAATAATTATGACATGAGGTTTCAGCTGAACAAGAAGAATTACCGATTTTGCGCCTCTTTTGAAACAGGCAAACCTCTCAAGTTCCTTCATTTTGCAAAGAATTACCAGCTAGTTACTGAGGACATTATTCTGATGGGAAAATACCATCTTGTTAAAGCTGTCAAACCAGAAGCCATGTTGAATTATGTTCTAACGGGAGGAACTATGAAGACCTGTGAAGAGTACTGTGTTGTTGATAACACCAGCTCTGAGCTCTTGCATGATAACTTTATGAGAATTTTGTCAATTTTTCCCTTGGCATTGCAGGCTAAAGGATTCGATCAGCTGTCCACATTGGTGAGTGCAATTTTGGTGGTGATGGACATTTTCTCATATTATTTCAATTTTGTCTGGCAAGTTTGTAAGGCTGTTTCTTTCAAATATACAAAACTTTTCTTGGGAAGGTTTAATGTCAGATACAGGGTCTTCATACATGAGCTTTTGAGCACAGGCAGTGATTCATTCATGTACTGTGATGATTCCATGAAAAAATCTTACTATAAAAAAGTAGACAAGTTTATGGTTGTGAGGGGTTGTGAGATTCCTTTGGAAGCCACAACTGCTCCTCTGTCAAATGATGGTGATTTGCCTGACCATGAAGAAATAATAATGAATCTGAACAAGTTCGTTGTGGTGACTGAATTGGTTGCCGAAGGATACTACAATATCACATTAACAGACAGTAACAATTATAGGGAGAAGAGAGAATTTTTATCAAAGACAATGACAAGAAAAATCATAAATTATTTGATATATTGCGTTGAGAGCGGAAATTACCCTTTTCGCGATCTTTCTGAGAACTCTGTACATGTGGTAAACCCAATTAAGGCGATGATTGATGGGGTCTTTGAATGGGTTTTAACTGTCCAGTTAAAACGTCCGGTCAAGTTGTTTATCTCTGAGTCCACCATTTCAAGGGATTTATCTGGTGCGGAAAGAAACCCCTTCATTTCCTCAAAATTATCAAGAGCACTCAAGTTTATATCAGCATTTTCACCAGATTTGAAGTGTCTTGTTCTtcaattcctttctcttctctaCTCTTCGGCTAAAGGCAAAGATTGGGTACAGAAGAAGATACTTCCCCGTGATCTTCAG GGGTTCTGCCTTTGA